Proteins from one Desulfonema limicola genomic window:
- a CDS encoding 4-alpha-glucanotransferase, producing MIICFSIHYNTVWGQKLCVSGSIPELGNWNPEQAPEMIYTSGGIWVLKLDFTKPVDFKYKYCLMDENKKSIKWESGENRMFLWDICISKNISLIDSWRKDSEIENLNYKKGFKIFSSKLNHQEPGRIYRFQVKSPFLYPGHQLFIVGSDPCIGNWDMKNAKFLEEKKHCLWSTDLEFIRSDFILEYKYGICDKNNREICMIEDGRNRTITINSDKENIFIIKTDENVHYPEKMWKGAGAAIPVFSLRTKNNMGTGEFLDIKLLVDWAKITGLKIIQILPVNDTISSRTKADSSPYSTISVFALHPLYLNITALYRFYNKKIEKSFYKNQELLNKKSKMDYEAVINLKLYYIKEIYNKINQDFLKDPHFKIFFHANKKWLKPYAAFSYLRDFYKTCEYSRWGKHEHLSSLELEKFTSPGSSEYNEICMHYFIQYHLHLQLSEAARYARKNNIILKGDIPIGVNRFSADTWSSPELFNMNTQTGAPPDDFSEHGQNWQFPTYNWEVMAENRYTWWQNRLKKMADYFDGFRIDHILGFFRIWEIPMDCIQGVMGYFNPSLPLNLDELNNKGIKFDFKRFCEPFINDNMLDDLFGRDKGYVTKTFLDQYKPGFYKIKPLFKTQRQVEKYFGQDHKILFDSISDKEKIKQGLFKLISEVLFIKADSPDKPCYHPRIDMIKTSSYKNLDEQDRLKLRELYIDYFYKRHEKFWYSQGMKKLPVIKNATTMLVCGEDLGMVPGCVPDVMEELGILSLNIQRMPKKLDETFNNPANNPYLSVCTTSSHDMSTLRGWWEQEEKEKIQLFFNTIFGHKGKAPETCEPWICKEIINQHLNSPSMWAIFPIQDILGIDASLRRENTAEEQINNPR from the coding sequence ATGATAATTTGTTTTTCAATCCACTATAATACTGTGTGGGGTCAAAAGCTTTGTGTATCAGGTTCAATACCAGAACTGGGAAACTGGAATCCTGAACAGGCTCCTGAAATGATTTATACATCAGGCGGCATCTGGGTTTTAAAATTAGATTTTACAAAACCTGTTGATTTTAAATATAAATACTGCCTTATGGATGAAAATAAAAAATCAATAAAATGGGAATCTGGGGAAAACAGGATGTTTTTATGGGACATATGTATATCTAAAAATATCAGTTTAATTGATTCCTGGCGGAAAGACAGTGAAATTGAGAATTTAAATTATAAAAAAGGTTTTAAAATATTCAGCTCTAAACTCAATCATCAAGAACCTGGAAGAATTTACAGATTCCAGGTCAAATCTCCTTTCTTATATCCAGGACACCAGCTTTTTATAGTTGGCAGCGATCCCTGCATAGGAAACTGGGATATGAAAAATGCAAAATTTCTGGAAGAAAAAAAGCACTGCCTGTGGAGTACAGACCTGGAATTTATAAGGTCTGATTTTATCCTGGAATATAAATACGGGATTTGTGATAAAAACAACAGGGAAATATGTATGATTGAGGATGGCAGAAATCGTACTATTACTATTAATTCAGATAAAGAAAATATTTTCATAATCAAGACTGATGAAAATGTGCATTATCCTGAAAAAATGTGGAAAGGTGCAGGTGCTGCAATACCTGTTTTTTCTCTTAGAACTAAAAACAATATGGGTACAGGTGAATTTCTTGACATCAAACTTTTGGTTGACTGGGCAAAAATTACAGGTTTAAAAATAATTCAAATACTGCCTGTTAATGATACAATTTCCAGCAGGACAAAGGCAGACAGTTCGCCATATTCTACAATTTCCGTGTTTGCACTTCATCCGCTCTATCTAAATATTACTGCCTTATACAGGTTTTATAATAAAAAAATTGAAAAATCGTTTTATAAGAATCAGGAACTCCTGAATAAAAAATCAAAAATGGATTATGAAGCTGTAATTAATTTGAAACTTTATTATATTAAAGAAATTTATAATAAAATAAACCAGGATTTTCTTAAAGACCCGCATTTTAAAATCTTTTTTCATGCAAATAAAAAATGGCTCAAGCCTTATGCAGCTTTTTCATATTTAAGGGATTTTTACAAAACCTGTGAATACAGCCGATGGGGTAAACATGAACATTTATCATCTTTAGAACTTGAAAAGTTCACCTCCCCGGGCAGTTCTGAATATAATGAAATATGTATGCATTATTTTATCCAATATCATTTACATTTACAATTATCAGAAGCAGCCCGATATGCCAGAAAAAACAATATTATACTTAAAGGCGATATTCCAATAGGTGTTAATCGTTTTAGTGCAGATACCTGGAGCAGCCCTGAACTTTTTAACATGAACACCCAGACCGGGGCACCGCCTGATGATTTTTCAGAACATGGTCAAAACTGGCAGTTTCCAACTTATAACTGGGAAGTGATGGCTGAAAACAGATATACATGGTGGCAAAACAGGCTTAAAAAAATGGCTGATTATTTTGATGGATTTCGTATTGACCATATACTGGGATTTTTTAGAATATGGGAAATACCAATGGATTGTATTCAAGGGGTTATGGGATATTTTAATCCTTCTTTGCCATTGAATCTTGATGAATTAAACAATAAAGGAATAAAATTCGATTTTAAGCGATTTTGTGAACCTTTTATAAATGACAATATGCTTGATGATTTATTTGGCAGAGATAAAGGATATGTAACAAAGACCTTCCTGGATCAATACAAACCTGGATTTTATAAAATAAAGCCCTTATTTAAAACCCAAAGACAGGTGGAAAAATATTTTGGCCAGGATCATAAAATCTTATTTGATTCAATTTCAGACAAGGAAAAAATCAAGCAGGGATTATTTAAGTTAATCAGTGAAGTTCTTTTCATCAAAGCTGACAGCCCTGATAAGCCGTGTTATCACCCCAGGATTGATATGATTAAAACAAGTTCATATAAAAACCTGGATGAACAAGACAGGTTAAAACTCAGGGAATTATATATTGACTATTTTTACAAACGTCATGAAAAATTCTGGTACAGCCAGGGCATGAAAAAACTGCCTGTAATAAAAAATGCAACCACAATGCTGGTATGCGGAGAAGACCTGGGCATGGTTCCAGGCTGTGTGCCTGATGTAATGGAAGAACTTGGTATCTTGAGCCTGAATATTCAGCGAATGCCTAAAAAACTGGATGAAACCTTTAATAATCCTGCAAATAACCCTTATCTTTCAGTCTGTACAACCTCAAGCCATGACATGTCAACTTTAAGAGGATGGTGGGAACAGGAAGAAAAAGAAAAAATCCAGTTGTTTTTCAATACAATTTTTGGTCATAAAGGAAAGGCTCCAGAGACCTGTGAACCCTGGATCTGTAAAGAAATAATAAACCAGCATCTCAATTCCCCAAGTATGTGGGCAATATTTCCCATTCAGGATATTCTGGGAATAGATGCATCTTTAAGAAGAGAAAATACAGCAGAAGAACAGATAAATAATCCCAGGTAA
- a CDS encoding DUF3786 domain-containing protein, with amino-acid sequence MTKKAGVFEKTYKDYIKQLSEIDYLSKADMLGAEISGRDLIIPFYKNKYRVSDSGITDLQGEIANFSISVVLCKYILLCPDKLPEHGNWITYREFKNAGPLTVYFANNTNKIIESSFADNPDALEKAWKKMNGVLFNDDSSHDISIIFSALPRIPVLLRFNFKEQEFPAQCSVLFKQSAEKFLDMESLAIAGTFLAGNLI; translated from the coding sequence ATGACAAAAAAAGCAGGGGTTTTTGAAAAAACATACAAAGATTATATTAAACAGCTTTCTGAAATTGATTATCTTTCAAAAGCAGATATGCTGGGTGCTGAGATTTCAGGCAGGGATCTAATAATACCTTTTTACAAAAACAAATACAGGGTTTCAGATTCAGGGATAACTGATTTACAAGGCGAGATTGCAAATTTTTCAATTAGTGTTGTGTTGTGCAAATACATTCTCCTGTGTCCTGACAAGCTGCCGGAACATGGAAACTGGATAACATACCGGGAGTTTAAAAATGCAGGGCCTTTAACAGTATATTTTGCCAATAATACAAATAAAATAATTGAAAGCAGTTTTGCAGATAATCCTGATGCACTTGAAAAAGCCTGGAAAAAAATGAACGGTGTTTTGTTTAATGACGATTCATCACATGATATATCCATTATTTTCAGTGCATTGCCAAGAATCCCTGTTTTACTGCGCTTTAATTTTAAAGAACAGGAGTTTCCAGCCCAGTGTTCGGTGTTATTTAAGCAGTCTGCTGAAAAATTTCTTGATATGGAAAGCCTGGCAATAGCAGGTACTTTTCTGGCTGGAAATCTTATTTAA
- a CDS encoding S1 family peptidase has product MKYLPLTLILAVSLLIFFPQFSQADTTGFLSGKTPRIVGGRDAETGKWPWMAALIEASDSSQFCGGSLIHPLWVVSAGHCGYDYRDNPEKIKIIIGINDLVNDKAEPIGVKQIIVHKDYDSENLYNDIALFELERPVFEKTISIIPDDIELEGKISTIIGWGETYAGQTTILQEVSVPIISNLDCTKAFTAYNSYRYPPDSIDAAMLCAGLAEGGMDACYGDSGGPLMVQYKNQWHLAGLVSWGEGCAMPDVYGVYTRVSKFFDFINTYVSPFPPGDFNENMKLGLEDVIGILNSLALVRSEDLSLGIHGDFNNDNRLGLEDAVGVLQVITNSYN; this is encoded by the coding sequence ATGAAATATTTACCATTGACCCTGATCCTGGCAGTTTCTCTGCTGATATTTTTTCCTCAATTTTCCCAGGCTGACACCACAGGATTCTTATCAGGAAAGACCCCGAGGATAGTCGGGGGCAGAGATGCTGAAACCGGAAAATGGCCCTGGATGGCTGCATTGATTGAAGCTTCAGATTCAAGCCAGTTTTGCGGGGGTTCATTGATTCATCCTTTATGGGTTGTGAGTGCAGGCCATTGCGGATATGATTATAGAGATAATCCTGAAAAGATTAAGATAATTATCGGGATTAATGACCTGGTTAATGATAAAGCTGAACCTATAGGGGTTAAACAGATTATTGTTCATAAGGATTATGATAGTGAAAATTTATATAATGATATTGCCTTGTTTGAACTGGAAAGACCTGTATTTGAAAAAACCATTTCCATTATTCCTGATGATATTGAACTTGAAGGAAAAATTTCAACAATAATTGGATGGGGTGAGACTTATGCGGGACAAACAACAATATTGCAGGAGGTATCTGTTCCCATTATCTCCAACCTGGATTGCACCAAGGCTTTTACTGCTTATAATTCATATCGGTATCCTCCTGACAGTATTGATGCTGCCATGTTATGTGCAGGATTAGCTGAAGGGGGGATGGATGCCTGCTATGGAGACAGCGGCGGCCCTCTTATGGTGCAGTATAAAAATCAATGGCATCTTGCAGGTCTTGTGAGCTGGGGTGAGGGATGTGCAATGCCTGATGTTTACGGGGTTTATACCCGTGTATCAAAATTTTTTGATTTTATTAATACATATGTTTCTCCTTTTCCTCCTGGTGATTTTAATGAAAATATGAAACTCGGGCTTGAAGATGTAATTGGGATACTAAACAGCCTTGCTCTTGTCAGGTCTGAAGATTTAAGTCTAGGAATTCACGGTGATTTTAATAACGACAACAGGCTTGGGCTTGAAGATGCTGTGGGAGTATTGCAGGTTATTACAAATAGTTATAATTAA
- a CDS encoding YggS family pyridoxal phosphate-dependent enzyme produces MSITENYLKIRNQVPEHVTIVLACKKRTPKEVAEVIDAGASDIGENYVQEGGKMFDALGDKAYKARWHMIGPLQKNKINKALRIFDSIQTVHSCEQAADIDKRAQALGKKVSVFIEINIGEESAKSGIAAEYEAVKSLAEDISNLGSLNLEGIMTMGPFYEDPENIRPYFRRTKEIFDKIKSLNLPDTDMKYLSMGMSDSYKVAIEEGSNMIRLGTIIFGPRI; encoded by the coding sequence ATGAGCATTACAGAAAATTATTTAAAAATCAGGAATCAGGTACCGGAACATGTTACCATAGTTCTTGCATGTAAAAAAAGAACCCCAAAAGAGGTTGCAGAGGTTATTGATGCAGGTGCATCAGATATTGGGGAAAACTATGTTCAAGAGGGCGGGAAAATGTTTGATGCACTTGGTGATAAGGCATATAAAGCCAGGTGGCATATGATAGGCCCCCTGCAAAAAAATAAAATCAATAAAGCCCTGAGAATATTTGATTCAATCCAAACCGTTCATTCCTGTGAACAGGCTGCAGATATTGATAAACGCGCCCAGGCACTTGGGAAAAAGGTTTCAGTTTTTATTGAAATTAATATTGGAGAAGAATCAGCAAAATCAGGAATTGCAGCAGAATATGAGGCTGTAAAATCACTGGCAGAAGATATTTCAAATCTTGGAAGCCTGAACCTGGAAGGTATTATGACAATGGGCCCTTTTTATGAAGACCCTGAAAATATCCGGCCTTATTTCAGAAGAACAAAAGAAATATTTGATAAAATAAAATCTCTTAACCTGCCTGATACAGATATGAAATATCTTTCAATGGGTATGTCGGATTCATATAAAGTTGCCATAGAAGAAGGAAGCAATATGATAAGGCTGGGTACTATAATTTTCGGGCCCAGAATATAA
- a CDS encoding histidine triad nucleotide-binding protein, which translates to MEKTCLFCNIANNQTEKFLYENDKLVVFKDIKPSAPVHLLIVPKKHIRSINDISEFDGLLIGEMMIAAKKMAEEQGIAKSGYKLLFNVEKGGGQVIFHLHLHLIGGWKSREKNL; encoded by the coding sequence ATGGAAAAAACCTGTCTTTTCTGCAATATTGCAAATAATCAAACTGAAAAATTTTTATATGAAAATGATAAGCTGGTAGTTTTTAAAGATATAAAACCGTCAGCTCCGGTTCATCTTCTTATTGTTCCTAAAAAACATATCCGAAGCATAAACGATATTTCCGAATTTGACGGGCTTCTTATTGGTGAAATGATGATAGCTGCAAAAAAAATGGCAGAAGAACAGGGAATAGCAAAATCAGGATATAAACTGCTTTTTAATGTGGAAAAAGGAGGAGGACAGGTTATATTTCACCTTCATCTTCATCTTATAGGGGGATGGAAAAGCCGGGAGAAAAATTTATGA
- a CDS encoding DUF3124 domain-containing protein: MKKLFYYLMIVFILNLANPFIPAQAEEPVCLSKGQTVYVPVYSHIYAGSRELPILLTVTLSIRNTDAQKTITIISADYYGTNGELIKKYSDKAFILKPFESTRYIIPQKDKAGGSGASFLVRWKSDESVNPPLIESIMIGAEGQQGISFTSRGQVISGLN; the protein is encoded by the coding sequence ATGAAAAAATTATTTTATTATTTGATGATAGTATTTATATTGAACCTTGCAAATCCCTTTATACCTGCACAGGCAGAAGAACCAGTATGTCTTTCAAAAGGCCAGACAGTGTATGTACCGGTTTATTCCCATATCTATGCCGGCAGCCGTGAACTGCCGATTTTATTGACTGTAACCCTGAGTATCAGGAATACAGATGCCCAAAAAACAATTACAATTATATCGGCAGACTATTATGGAACAAACGGAGAACTTATTAAAAAATATTCAGATAAGGCTTTTATTCTCAAGCCTTTTGAATCAACACGTTATATTATCCCGCAAAAAGACAAGGCTGGCGGATCAGGGGCCAGTTTCTTAGTTCGATGGAAATCAGATGAATCTGTCAATCCGCCTCTTATTGAATCTATAATGATAGGTGCAGAGGGACAGCAGGGTATTTCATTTACTTCACGGGGACAGGTAATATCAGGTTTAAATTAG